In the genome of Salmo trutta chromosome 18, fSalTru1.1, whole genome shotgun sequence, one region contains:
- the LOC115153090 gene encoding peripherin-2 has translation MALMKVKFDLPKRVKLAQGLWLMYWLAVMTGILVFSLGLFFKIELRKRSEMMNNNESHFVPNLLILVGLAACGLNVFGGKVCHDSLDAMKFAKWKPMVKGYLMGCFAFNILLFFTALLCFCMQFQLYFALAEGLKNGIKFYKDTDTPGRCFMKRTLDMTQIEFRCCGNNNYRDWFEVQWISNRYLDFSNDEVKDRVLSNVEGKFLMESVPFSCCNPGSPRPCIQHQLTNNSAHYDYDHHTEELNIWTRGCRESLVAYYGGMMNSIGGLMLLYIILEAGVMVGLQYLTTSLETMADPENPESESEGWLLEKSVKETVADFIAKIKGLAGAGNQVGEGEEAVATVS, from the exons ATGGCATTGATGAAGGTAAAGTTTGACTTGCCCAAGCGGGTGAAGCTTGCCCAGGGCCTATGGCTCATGTACTGGCTGGCAGTGATGACCGGCATCCTGGTCTTCAGCCTGGGGCTGTTCTTTAAGATCGAGCTCCGGAAGAGGAGTGAGATGATGAACAACAACGAAAGCCATTTTGTGCCCAACCTGTTGATCCTAGTAGGCCTAGCTGCTTGCGGGCTCAATGTTTTTGGCGGCAAAGTGTGCCACGACTCTCTGGATGCTATGAAGTTCGCCAAGTGGAAGCCCATGGTCAAGGGCTACCTGATGGGCTGCTTCGCTTTCAACATCCTCCTGTTCTTCACAGCTCTGCTGTGCTTCTGCATGCAGTTCCAGCTGTACTTCGCCCTGGCCGAAGGTCTGAAGAATGGGATCAAATTCTACAAGGATACGGATACACCTGGACGCTGCTTCATGAAGAGGACGCTGGACATGACCCAGATCGAGTTCCGCTGCTGTGGCAACAACAACTATAGGGATTGGTTTGAGGTCCAGTGGATTAGCAACCGCTATCTGGACTTCAGCAACGATGAAGTCAAAGA CCGTGTCCTGAGCAACGTGGAGGGGAAGTTCCTGATGGAGAGTGTACCGTTCAGCTGCTGCAACCCCGGCTCCCCCAGACCCTGCATCCAGCACCAACTGACCAACAACTCAGCCCACTATGACTACGACCACCACACCGAGGAGCTCAACATCTGGACCCGGGGCTGCCGCGAGTCCCTGGTCGCCTACTACGGAGGCATGATGAACAGCATCGGGGGCCTGATGCTACTGTACATCATACTGGAG GCAGGAGTGATGGTGGGCTTACAGTACCTGACCACTTCTCTGGAGACCATGGCAGACCCAGAGAACccggagagcgagagcgagggctGGCTCCTAGAGAAGAGCGTGAAGGAGACGGTGGCAGACTTCATAGCAAAGATCAAGGGTCTGGCCGGTGCAGGGAACCAGGTGGGGGAGGGTGAGGAGGCGGTGGCCACTGTGAGTTGA